From one Leptospira andrefontaineae genomic stretch:
- the miaA gene encoding tRNA (adenosine(37)-N6)-dimethylallyltransferase MiaA encodes MIITAPTGAGKTALVRELDPSRFEIISFDSRQIYKELSIGTAAPSSEDCEKIPHHLVSFLSPSESIDAAKFVIMAEEALDDIHSRGKIPVLTAGTGFYLNAFLYGMFPVPKISDEIKLKVESLSMEERIQELQKLDPKALQKIFPNDNYRYGRALEVNWMGTLWSELKVEEGSGALISKNLNILGAFFLDLDRKELYKRIDSRAQKMIESGMAEEAKRVSDKYGEDCPGLQSLGYNFALENIKGTSNLETFFGNLSQSHRNYAKRQITWFRKQKILEPIHPNEAYKKIKNING; translated from the coding sequence CTGATCATCACCGCTCCCACTGGGGCCGGAAAAACGGCCTTGGTGAGAGAATTAGATCCTTCCCGTTTTGAAATTATCTCCTTCGATTCCAGACAGATCTATAAAGAGTTAAGTATCGGGACTGCGGCCCCAAGTTCCGAAGACTGCGAAAAAATCCCCCACCATCTGGTTTCATTTCTATCTCCTTCCGAATCCATAGACGCAGCTAAATTTGTGATAATGGCAGAAGAAGCCTTGGATGATATACATTCCAGAGGCAAAATCCCAGTTTTAACAGCCGGCACAGGGTTCTATTTGAATGCTTTTTTGTACGGAATGTTTCCTGTTCCGAAGATCAGTGATGAAATAAAACTGAAAGTGGAATCCTTAAGTATGGAAGAAAGGATCCAAGAACTCCAGAAGTTGGATCCTAAAGCTCTCCAAAAAATCTTTCCAAACGATAACTACAGATATGGAAGAGCCTTGGAAGTGAATTGGATGGGAACTCTTTGGTCCGAACTAAAAGTGGAAGAGGGGAGCGGCGCCCTAATTTCCAAAAATTTGAATATACTTGGGGCCTTCTTCTTAGATCTGGATCGAAAAGAATTGTATAAGCGGATCGATTCCAGGGCCCAAAAAATGATAGAATCCGGAATGGCTGAAGAAGCAAAAAGGGTCTCAGATAAATACGGCGAAGATTGTCCCGGTCTTCAGTCCTTAGGTTATAATTTCGCGCTTGAAAATATTAAAGGAACGTCCAATCTTGAGACATTCTTTGGGAATTTAAGCCAGTCCCATAGGAATTACGCCAAACGTCAGATTACTTGGTTTCGAAAGCAAAAGATATTGGAACCGATCCATCCGAATGAAGCGTATAAAAAGATAAAAAATATAAACGGATAA
- the hfq gene encoding RNA chaperone Hfq — protein MSAKNNIQDQLLNTARKEKLELTIYLLNGVPLKGKVVSFDNFTIVLEQENKQSLVYKHAISTIIPSKVIKLYTEEAAKEAPSA, from the coding sequence ATGTCTGCTAAAAATAATATACAGGACCAACTGCTCAATACGGCTAGAAAAGAAAAACTAGAATTGACCATCTATCTTCTAAACGGAGTTCCTTTAAAAGGGAAAGTGGTAAGTTTTGATAATTTTACTATAGTCCTTGAGCAGGAGAATAAGCAGAGTTTGGTGTACAAACACGCGATCTCCACGATCATTCCTTCCAAAGTAATTAAACTTTATACAGAAGAAGCAGCAAAAGAAGCTCCTTCCGCCTAA
- a CDS encoding mannose-1-phosphate guanylyltransferase — MTQDKPVVLIMAGGKGERFWPRSRVSTPKQLQKVYSKNTLLKETLNRAYTITSPDRVFIGTNATLKKAILAQERSFPENNFIIEPEGKNTAPIIALASLYFKEKFGDPVQVVLSADAWVNSDKEFAKSIQKALKEADEHLVLLGIKPNRPEVGYGYIASGKPTKHGFEVKSFFEKPDVKTAIKYIKKANFYWNPGIFLWKTSLILDEFEKHSPKILKPLKDRFPFKKMGDLGEAFKLLPSEPVDIAIMEKSARIRMVEASFSWDDVGSWLSLERVLPGDNQGNRHIGKEILFYKSGNNVTQTRKEFTALLGVQDIVVVEEEDVLFIASKEGIGDIKNMVAEIRKNKGLQKYTE; from the coding sequence ATGACACAAGACAAACCAGTCGTACTTATTATGGCGGGGGGAAAAGGAGAAAGATTCTGGCCAAGATCCAGAGTTTCCACTCCTAAACAACTCCAGAAAGTGTATTCTAAAAATACTCTTTTAAAAGAGACTTTGAATCGTGCTTATACGATTACAAGTCCTGATAGAGTGTTTATAGGAACAAACGCTACTTTAAAAAAAGCGATACTTGCTCAGGAAAGAAGTTTTCCAGAGAATAATTTTATCATCGAGCCTGAAGGAAAAAACACAGCACCAATCATAGCTCTTGCTTCTTTATATTTTAAGGAGAAGTTTGGTGATCCGGTCCAAGTTGTACTTTCTGCGGATGCATGGGTGAATTCAGACAAAGAATTTGCCAAGAGTATCCAAAAAGCTTTGAAAGAAGCTGACGAACATTTAGTTTTATTAGGAATCAAACCGAATCGTCCTGAAGTAGGTTACGGTTATATCGCTTCCGGAAAACCGACTAAACATGGATTCGAAGTAAAATCTTTCTTCGAAAAACCGGACGTAAAAACTGCGATCAAGTATATTAAAAAAGCAAACTTCTACTGGAACCCAGGGATCTTTCTTTGGAAGACAAGTTTGATCTTGGATGAGTTTGAAAAACATTCTCCTAAAATTTTAAAACCTCTTAAAGATAGATTTCCATTCAAGAAGATGGGAGATCTGGGAGAAGCATTCAAACTTCTTCCTTCCGAACCGGTTGATATTGCCATCATGGAAAAGAGTGCTCGTATCAGAATGGTAGAAGCAAGTTTCTCTTGGGACGATGTAGGCTCTTGGCTATCGTTGGAAAGAGTATTACCTGGAGATAACCAAGGCAATCGTCATATCGGTAAAGAAATTCTATTTTATAAATCCGGAAACAACGTCACTCAAACTAGAAAAGAATTCACTGCCTTACTTGGAGTACAGGATATCGTTGTAGTTGAAGAGGAAGATGTTCTTTTCATCGCTTCTAAAGAAGGAATAGGTGATATCAAGAATATGGTAGCCGAGATCCGTAAAAATAAAGGTTTACAAAAGTACACCGAATAA
- a CDS encoding chemotaxis protein CheW, whose product MSAEIEHQYILFSLGEEEYALPIVLVDEIIKIHNLVKVPRSKNYFAGIMDIRGKVVKMVDLGVKLNIPHSHEQGYDRAIVVKIGGESVGIIVDKVANVALFPPETINPPPPSIKGISSRYITGVGKKDDRFIILIDIEKILGSEELAELGAGAK is encoded by the coding sequence ATGTCCGCCGAAATTGAACACCAGTACATTCTATTCAGCTTGGGAGAGGAAGAATATGCTCTTCCAATCGTTCTTGTGGATGAGATCATCAAGATCCATAACCTAGTCAAGGTTCCCAGATCCAAAAACTACTTCGCAGGTATCATGGATATCCGTGGTAAAGTAGTGAAGATGGTGGACCTAGGTGTGAAGCTGAATATTCCCCATTCTCACGAGCAAGGTTATGACCGTGCGATTGTGGTAAAAATCGGTGGAGAATCTGTCGGTATCATAGTTGATAAGGTAGCTAACGTAGCGCTTTTTCCTCCGGAAACAATCAATCCTCCTCCTCCTTCTATCAAAGGAATTTCCTCCCGTTATATCACGGGTGTCGGTAAAAAGGACGACAGGTTCATCATCCTAATCGATATCGAAAAAATTCTAGGATCGGAAGAATTAGCGGAGTTGGGTGCCGGAGCAAAATGA
- a CDS encoding LIC_12238 family plasminogen-binding lipoprotein, which yields MNQGMNIRFSYFIILLYSFFSVSCLGMSGEFGWALVDETKQSLLEKKFTTVQEFTLTREKLIFPTNKTLVYLYKFSRVPNPEAEIYVSLSRFQVGFNEIEVKRKRPELSSTSITGSFKELIAGKYLVKVSYEGEVIDQVEFRVIEPEDREEEKESGDDVEKYTKAKKTLNQ from the coding sequence ATGAATCAAGGAATGAATATCCGATTTTCCTATTTTATAATTTTATTATACTCCTTCTTTTCTGTTTCCTGTTTAGGAATGAGCGGAGAATTCGGCTGGGCTTTGGTAGATGAGACCAAACAAAGTTTGTTAGAGAAAAAATTCACTACCGTCCAGGAATTTACCCTTACCAGAGAAAAACTGATCTTCCCCACAAACAAAACACTCGTATATCTCTATAAATTTTCCAGAGTACCGAACCCGGAAGCGGAGATCTACGTGAGCCTGAGTAGATTCCAAGTAGGCTTTAACGAAATAGAAGTAAAACGTAAAAGACCTGAACTTTCCAGCACCAGTATCACTGGAAGTTTTAAAGAACTGATCGCAGGTAAATATTTAGTCAAAGTCTCCTATGAGGGAGAAGTAATCGATCAAGTAGAATTCAGAGTAATAGAACCGGAAGATAGAGAAGAAGAAAAAGAATCCGGGGACGATGTGGAAAAATATACTAAGGCTAAAAAAACTCTAAATCAATAA